The Fusibacter sp. A1 genome has a segment encoding these proteins:
- a CDS encoding methyl-accepting chemotaxis protein, translated as MKLLTKLMLQMVIVVIIVSSVLGVGSFLVTSDSMQNTIEDSLQTETRLRKQQIELKLDALMAVTDVMAYDDAVVSALKTTSTASEKNSAMKFFASILSDNQELIEMIALVDNKGKMLVTDSSTSVDIDIKDRVYFKELMETGSAVISDVVISKSSGEPVVVVASPLKKGSKVDGLVLATIRFDSIRSIIKEVKIGEAGYGYMTDMSGLVISHALPEKEFDLNIFDIAAGNAPFATVVDQMMTQEFGDGFYNYDGVDKYVAFARVENWVIALTANYDDYMAPVFKIRTMTLVIAFVIALLSVVATFFFTQSNIIKPIKKLEASMAAAGSGDLTKRMNLKGKDEISSAAHSFNDMVEKQTKMISDIQRLSETLNQTAEEMSASSQEVSATSEEITASIVEIAEGAQTQVESVNHTNEVLAVLRDGIESSAALVNDALSASKSCTEEAETGKNQLADSMDGMDAIRGITDTTVTQLHSLTEQTEIVSTISETIQAIANQINLLALNASIEAARAGEHGRGFSVVAEEVRKLAEQTTHESTQIASSLQNIVSTVTSTNEVVEDMKTIVTSGSTSISKTQEALERLYLGVESMIALNESVLYSNQKEIESVEVVVENMKALYQLSNKISAGAQEITSGSEEQAAITESLSQVAEETSKMAENMLLQMSAFTL; from the coding sequence ATGAAATTATTAACCAAGTTAATGCTACAGATGGTAATTGTAGTCATTATCGTTTCTTCGGTGCTTGGTGTGGGATCATTCCTTGTCACATCGGACAGTATGCAAAATACCATTGAAGATTCACTTCAAACAGAAACAAGATTAAGAAAACAGCAGATTGAACTTAAACTGGACGCATTAATGGCGGTTACAGATGTTATGGCGTACGACGATGCGGTCGTATCAGCGCTGAAAACGACTTCAACAGCTAGCGAGAAGAACAGTGCGATGAAGTTCTTCGCAAGTATCTTATCAGACAATCAAGAGCTGATTGAAATGATTGCACTTGTCGACAACAAGGGAAAGATGCTTGTCACCGATTCATCCACAAGTGTTGACATCGATATCAAGGACAGGGTTTATTTTAAAGAATTGATGGAGACTGGAAGTGCGGTGATCAGTGATGTGGTCATCTCAAAATCAAGCGGCGAGCCTGTGGTGGTTGTGGCGAGTCCTTTGAAAAAGGGAAGCAAAGTCGATGGTCTAGTGCTTGCTACGATTCGATTCGATTCGATCCGATCGATTATCAAAGAGGTGAAAATAGGCGAAGCGGGTTATGGATACATGACCGATATGAGCGGATTAGTTATTAGCCACGCGTTGCCTGAAAAGGAATTCGATCTTAACATTTTTGATATTGCGGCTGGGAATGCTCCTTTTGCTACTGTTGTTGATCAGATGATGACACAGGAGTTCGGTGACGGATTCTATAATTATGATGGTGTGGACAAGTATGTCGCTTTTGCCCGTGTAGAAAATTGGGTAATCGCCTTAACCGCCAACTACGATGACTATATGGCGCCGGTATTTAAAATCAGAACGATGACACTTGTCATCGCCTTCGTCATCGCTCTACTTAGTGTTGTTGCCACGTTCTTCTTCACGCAAAGCAATATCATAAAGCCGATCAAGAAGCTTGAGGCTTCGATGGCTGCAGCTGGTAGCGGAGATCTTACGAAACGAATGAATCTAAAAGGTAAAGATGAGATCTCAAGCGCTGCCCACTCCTTCAACGACATGGTCGAAAAACAGACGAAGATGATCAGCGATATCCAAAGGTTGTCTGAGACACTGAATCAGACTGCTGAAGAAATGTCGGCCTCTTCTCAGGAAGTCAGTGCTACTAGTGAGGAAATCACCGCTTCAATCGTCGAAATCGCTGAAGGGGCTCAAACCCAAGTGGAATCAGTGAATCATACAAATGAGGTTCTGGCAGTACTTAGAGATGGTATCGAGTCTTCTGCCGCACTTGTGAATGATGCCTTATCAGCATCGAAAAGCTGTACAGAAGAAGCGGAGACAGGTAAAAACCAACTGGCTGACAGTATGGACGGGATGGACGCGATCAGAGGAATCACCGATACGACGGTGACACAATTACATTCCTTGACGGAGCAGACCGAGATCGTCTCCACTATCTCTGAAACCATCCAGGCAATCGCAAATCAAATCAACTTGCTCGCGCTTAACGCTTCGATTGAAGCGGCTAGAGCAGGTGAGCATGGCAGGGGCTTTAGTGTCGTGGCTGAAGAAGTAAGAAAACTTGCCGAGCAGACGACGCATGAGTCCACTCAGATCGCATCGTCGCTTCAAAATATCGTATCGACGGTCACTTCGACAAACGAAGTGGTTGAAGACATGAAGACGATTGTGACCTCCGGTTCGACTTCTATTTCAAAAACGCAGGAAGCACTTGAACGATTATACTTAGGTGTCGAAAGCATGATCGCACTCAACGAATCGGTTCTCTACTCTAATCAAAAGGAAATCGAGTCAGTGGAAGTCGTTGTGGAGAACATGAAAGCACTTTATCAGCTATCCAACAAGATATCAGCAGGCGCACAAGAGATAACAAGCGGCTCTGAAGAACAGGCTGCTATCACAGAAAGCTTGTCTCAAGTAGCCGAAGAGACCAGCAAGATGGCAGAAAACATGTTGCTTCAAATGAGCGCGTTCACCTTGTAA
- a CDS encoding deoxyribodipyrimidine photo-lyase, whose product MDRALYIFYKDLNMHHQLEEVAGSFEILPFFLWSEWLNQDVDDTPSLRYRLALAKRFNDTVLPQGVNLLTGDVDIPEIISVCQLYKINDVFMRKHYEPREKEFQERLVEELTSFGIKCVLLEGYTAVPVGAVLKSDGTPYVKFTPYYHKWRTKLCASKRRKVEVNWTLQGLVPPILDDSSHVFVEEDFKALGKFLTKGWQHYSTERNYPYLDSTSHASALINHGGIAVSDLISHLLSLPVHDEIEAFIRQLAWRDFYITVLWYFPYSEDQNFDRRKKVNWSNQAMDFFVWCQGQTGYPIVDAAMNCLYDTGRMHNRLRMIVSSFLTKDLLITWKEGANWFKEHLIDYDLALNVGGWQWAASTGADSVPYFRIFNPIIQSEKYDPHGVFIQKHIDMLHGVATDRIHEPQKYGVPYFAQYVDHRLTQKNIGQYFQKVTITKN is encoded by the coding sequence ATGGATAGGGCCCTATATATTTTTTATAAAGATTTGAATATGCATCATCAGTTAGAAGAAGTGGCCGGATCTTTCGAGATTCTGCCTTTTTTCCTGTGGTCCGAATGGCTGAATCAGGACGTGGATGACACACCAAGCTTGCGGTATCGTCTTGCTCTTGCCAAACGGTTCAACGATACCGTATTGCCACAAGGCGTGAACCTTTTGACGGGAGATGTGGATATCCCGGAAATCATTTCCGTGTGCCAGCTCTACAAGATCAATGATGTGTTTATGCGAAAGCATTATGAGCCAAGGGAGAAAGAGTTTCAGGAAAGACTTGTCGAGGAACTGACGTCATTTGGTATCAAGTGCGTCTTACTTGAAGGATATACAGCGGTTCCTGTTGGAGCAGTTCTAAAAAGCGACGGTACGCCTTATGTCAAATTCACTCCCTATTATCATAAATGGCGAACGAAGCTTTGCGCCTCAAAACGAAGAAAAGTAGAAGTCAATTGGACTCTACAAGGACTCGTACCGCCCATTCTCGATGATTCAAGCCACGTGTTTGTCGAAGAGGATTTTAAAGCCCTGGGTAAGTTTTTGACAAAGGGATGGCAGCATTATTCCACTGAAAGAAACTACCCCTACCTTGACAGCACCTCGCATGCCTCTGCGCTTATCAACCACGGTGGAATTGCAGTTTCCGATCTGATAAGCCATCTGTTGAGCCTCCCTGTGCATGACGAGATCGAAGCCTTTATAAGGCAACTTGCGTGGCGGGATTTCTATATCACGGTGCTCTGGTATTTTCCCTATAGCGAAGATCAAAACTTTGACAGGCGTAAAAAAGTGAACTGGTCGAATCAGGCGATGGATTTTTTTGTATGGTGCCAAGGACAGACAGGCTATCCGATCGTTGATGCGGCCATGAACTGTCTTTATGATACCGGTAGAATGCATAACCGTTTGAGGATGATCGTGTCAAGTTTTCTGACAAAGGATCTATTGATCACTTGGAAGGAAGGTGCGAACTGGTTTAAGGAACATTTGATCGATTATGATCTTGCCCTGAACGTAGGCGGTTGGCAGTGGGCCGCATCGACCGGTGCGGATTCGGTTCCCTACTTCAGAATCTTCAATCCGATCATTCAAAGTGAAAAGTACGATCCTCATGGAGTCTTCATACAAAAACATATCGATATGCTCCATGGAGTAGCAACCGATAGGATTCATGAACCGCAAAAATATGGAGTTCCCTATTTCGCACAGTACGTCGATCACCGGTTGACCCAAAAAAACATCGGGCAATACTTTCAAAAGGTAACTATTACAAAAAATTAA
- a CDS encoding dUTP diphosphatase has product MLFSDLFKVQNILESGIATASGITEDAIGSANGSDLRFLALLVKTGEIANLTKCYKFNSKPKEADRNKLIVRYADVLQFLLSIGNYHDFNIINREALQSVERMDEQAPLFLSIHATIHKLMASLKSDDFMSALHHYIELFAKIMNLGELLGLTEDDMFSFYEIHGQAAIY; this is encoded by the coding sequence ATGTTATTCAGTGATTTATTTAAAGTTCAAAATATTTTAGAGTCAGGAATTGCAACCGCTTCAGGTATTACTGAGGATGCGATAGGCTCTGCAAACGGTTCGGATTTGCGTTTTTTGGCACTCCTTGTAAAAACGGGTGAAATAGCAAATCTGACAAAGTGTTATAAATTCAACTCAAAACCCAAAGAGGCGGACCGCAACAAGTTGATTGTAAGATACGCCGACGTACTGCAGTTTTTACTCAGCATCGGAAACTATCATGATTTTAACATCATCAATAGGGAAGCCTTGCAAAGCGTTGAACGTATGGATGAGCAAGCACCTCTGTTCTTAAGCATCCATGCAACGATCCATAAGTTGATGGCCTCTTTAAAAAGCGATGACTTTATGAGCGCCCTGCATCATTATATTGAATTGTTCGCAAAGATCATGAACTTAGGAGAACTATTAGGACTCACAGAAGATGACATGTTCAGCTTCTACGAGATCCATGGTCAAGCGGCTATCTATTGA